CAAATCCTCGATTTTTTCCGCCAATTCCAGAATATATATTCCGGTCGCCGCAAGAAGCCATAACAACGATTTCCAATACTACCTATTCTTGCAGAAACTAAAAACGCTACACTCGCGTAATCATATTGGTAACGGATGCTGTTCAACCTGCGTCCAGGCAACCAACACGGGGGCGGCGTTATGGATTTCTTTAAAAGTTTAACAAAGGTCTTGGCCGGCGGCGCGGTTACCGTGGCTTTGTGCTTTCCGGCTGGCGCGGGCGGGCTCAGTGTGGGCATCGGCGGCAGCGGTGGGGTGGGTGTTTCGGTCGGCGGCAGTGGCGGCGGGCTTGGCGTCGGTGTCTCGGTCGGCGGGAGCAAGGGCGTCAATGCCGGAGCGACGGTCGGAGGCACCAGCGGCACCACCGCCAGTGTCGGCGCCTCGGTTGGCAGCGGCGTTACCGCCGGCGCCGGCGTATCGGTCGGCACGGGCGTCGGGGTCGGGGTCGGCGCAACCGTCGGCAGCAGTGTCGGGGTCGGCGCCGGGGTCGGGGTGGGCAGTGGAGTGACGGCCGGGGTCGGCGTCGGCATTGGCACACAGACAACGTCCACCAGCCCTAGGGATCCCAACACGCCGGCGGTGCCGACGCGACCGGCGGTGGTTGCCATCAGCGCCATGTCGGCCGGCCAGATCGCCAAGATGAAGAAACGCTGCGCCAGCGTGCTCAGCGGCAAGGGCACCTACGACCGGGACCTGAAGGAGCTCTGCCGGATATTGGCGCGGCGCTGAGTACCGCAACATCGCATCTGCCGTGGGGCATCAGTCTCTCAGCCAGCCCCAATGCCGCAAGGTGGCGGGCATTCTTAGGGAGAGAGCTTTGCCGAGCGGTTCAGCGTTTCGCGGAAAGGCGGAACCGGTCAGGCTGTGCGCTTTCATCGGCGGCATTCTGCATGGCTTGGTCACCGAGCCGAAGGAAGCGCGCCGCCCGGTTGCGGCCTTAATCTGACCTCTGCCGTCCGTCCGGTCACCCGTTTGGGCCGGCTCGAAGATTCGCCTCTGGCCTTTTGTATCACCCGCTCTAGCTGCTTTGTGTTAGGCTCGTCATGTTAGCCTTGTCTTGCTGATGGAGGTTTTGATGGATCGGCGATCATTCTTGACAGCATTGTTCGGCGTTGCGGGGGCCGCGGCGCTTGCTACCGCGGTTCGGCCTCTCGAGGCCGTGGCCGGGGTTCCCAATGTCGGTAACGGCATTCTCGATGAACTCGACAAGCAGGATGCCAATTCGTTTGATGACGACGAAGGCGCTGGCGATGTCGAGCAGATCTCGCATCGGCGATGGCACCATCGTCGCCACCACAGGCGGCATGTCTGGAGACGGCACTGCCGCACGTTCTGGCGGCATGGCCGGCTGCGCCGGCGCTGCTATCGCAGGCGCTCCTTTGTCGTCTTGCAGTTCTAACCGCGGCACGTTCCCGGATAGTCCCTGCCCTGAGGCGCAACCACCAAACAGACCCATCCCGATTTGCATCGGGATGGGTTGGTTCAGCTTTATCCAGCCACAGCTGCCACCGACTCCCGCTCGACCAGCGGGCATTCCAGCTTGGTGATGGGATAGCGGCCGCGGCCGGCAGGCGGCGGCACTTCGAGCTGTTCGATCGCCCATTGGCCCATCGCCATGTGCGGCAGGATCGATGTCGTCAGCGGCGGGAACAGGTGACGGGCGATCTCCTCGTCGTCATAGCCGACGACGGAGATGTCCTGCGGGATGTGCAGGCCCGCCTCCTTCAGCGCTTCGTAACAGCCGATGGCCGTGCGGTCGTTCTGGCAGAAGATAGCGGTCGGACGCTCTTTCAGCGCCAAAAGCTTCACGGTCGCCGCGTAGCCGGCGCTCGCCGACCAGTCGCCCTCGACCACCAGTTCGGGATCGAACGGGATGTCGGCGGTGGCGAGCGCCCTGCGGTAGCCTTTGAGCCGGTCCTGCGCGGCCTGCATCCACGGCTCGCCGGTGATGGTGGCGATGCGGCGGTGGCCGTGGCCGATCAGATGCCGGGTCGAGTTCTGGCCGCCGGCGATCTCGGACGGCACCACGGCCGGGAAGGCATAATCGGCCGTGTAGCAGTTGAGCAGGATGACCGGGATGTCGAGGCCGTAGAGGAAGTCCGGTGCCGTGATCTCGCGGGTGAAGATGGACATGTAGACCAGCGCCGAGATGCCGCGCCTGGTGAGCGCCGCAATGGCGCGCGGCTCCATGACGGCGTCGCCCATGGTCTGCGCCACGAGCAACACATTGCCGGCGTTCCACGACGCCTGGCGCGCGCCCTCGATGGCGACAACGGCTTCCGGACTTGTCGCCAGCTGGTCGACAGCGAAACCGATGACACCGTCAAGTCCATCGAAGGCGGGAACAGGTTTGCGCAGCGCCGAGAAGGCGGGTGCTGCGTAGCCGAGCGCACGCGCGGCGTCGATCACCCGCTCGCGCGTCTGCTGCGACAGCCGGATGCCTGGCGAATCGTTGAGCACGAAGGAGACGGTCGCCTGCGAGCACCCGGCTGCCCTGGCGATGTCGGTCATGGTGACGCGGCCGCCCTTGGCGGCTCTCGCCGGCGCCTTGCGCCGCTTCGCCGTGTCGTCCGGATCCCTCGTCTCGCTCATGGCATTGCGTCCCAATCCCCAGCCTGTCTAGTCGCAAGCCTGCCACACCGACAAGATGGTGTCGCGCCGTCGACCAATGGAAATAGTCGAAGGCGTTTATCTTTATTAGCAGCTTTGAAGTTCGCCGCCATGCCGCTTCGGGCCGCGTGAAATTCGAGGACTGCAAGGCATCTGCTTGCGCGAAGCCGTGCTGCACCTCTTCGGGCAAACTAGACCTAGGGCCACCGCCGAGTGTCCGCGCGAGACCTCTGCTAATACTGTTTACTAATACAAAACGACGCTGTAACGTCAATCCGCCGTGTCCGGTCAGGTGGGACCCGTGCGGCGAGAAGTGCACGTGAATGGCCCGATGGCGAGCGGGGTTTGCCTCCGCAAGCCTGGTCTCAGACATGTGATATGTCAGACAAATCAGACTATTTACGAGCACGGGATGAGTCTCTAAAGTCCG
This region of Mesorhizobium sp. C432A genomic DNA includes:
- a CDS encoding LacI family DNA-binding transcriptional regulator, with the translated sequence MSETRDPDDTAKRRKAPARAAKGGRVTMTDIARAAGCSQATVSFVLNDSPGIRLSQQTRERVIDAARALGYAAPAFSALRKPVPAFDGLDGVIGFAVDQLATSPEAVVAIEGARQASWNAGNVLLVAQTMGDAVMEPRAIAALTRRGISALVYMSIFTREITAPDFLYGLDIPVILLNCYTADYAFPAVVPSEIAGGQNSTRHLIGHGHRRIATITGEPWMQAAQDRLKGYRRALATADIPFDPELVVEGDWSASAGYAATVKLLALKERPTAIFCQNDRTAIGCYEALKEAGLHIPQDISVVGYDDEEIARHLFPPLTTSILPHMAMGQWAIEQLEVPPPAGRGRYPITKLECPLVERESVAAVAG